The Streptomyces phaeolivaceus genome has a window encoding:
- a CDS encoding serine/threonine-protein kinase: MSEAERAGDSRQDKDARLLAGRYRLGGVLGRGGMGTVWRAEDETLGRTVAVKELRFPSSIDADEKRRLITRTLREAKAIARIRNNAAVTVFDVVHEDDRPWIVMELVEGKSLAEVIREDGVLEPRRAAEVGLAILDVLRAAHREGILHRDVKPSNVLIDKHDGRVVLTDFGIAQVEGDPSITSTGMLVGAPSYISPERARGHKPGPAADLWSLGGLLYAAVEGVPPYDKGSAIATLTAVMTEPVPEPKRAGQLKDVIFGLLTKDPERRLDDSGARAMLNTVIHAPDPKDVDPVDATRVVPLPPVPVPEERPKKGGSGGGSGSGSGSESKGGERARAPRWSMRKGAAGAGAGVGGAAVGSGSVASGAVGSGSGVGSSGSGAGGAKASAAGAPAVVTTRSASVGVASGADAAKAGAGSGRTAGKPAAGVPGPRGAGGGAGVGAGNSASAGRTSGWPEMPPPDLPPRPVPKAPITDVVSRRTLAVIAVAVVLAVLGTVLALTLGGDDSGSNDSKGADTKAAASSGAASGSDADSKDAGDDTDKDTGTDKGSDPSPDGDTTDEAGGSGGSGGSSPSPSGGSNGSVSGDGSGASGDIATETYKSGQGFSIGLPDGWKYQSTDAAGARFSGPDGQRLLVGWTTTPKNDPVADWKNQERYMTRSQYKRIRIEAVDYRGWNAADWEFTYVESGTKNRSIDRGFVVDSQQGYALMYTAKASKWSGELRKDTWKTFTGTFEPKS, from the coding sequence ATGTCGGAGGCGGAGCGGGCTGGGGATTCCCGTCAGGACAAGGACGCACGTCTCCTCGCCGGGCGGTACCGGCTGGGAGGGGTGCTCGGTCGCGGCGGCATGGGCACGGTGTGGCGTGCCGAGGACGAGACGTTGGGCCGTACGGTCGCCGTCAAGGAGTTGAGGTTCCCGTCGAGCATCGACGCGGACGAGAAGCGGCGGCTGATCACACGCACGCTGCGCGAGGCCAAGGCGATCGCCCGGATCCGTAACAACGCCGCGGTGACGGTGTTCGACGTCGTGCACGAGGACGACCGGCCGTGGATCGTGATGGAACTCGTCGAGGGCAAGTCGCTCGCCGAGGTCATCCGTGAGGACGGGGTGCTCGAACCGAGGCGGGCCGCCGAGGTGGGGCTCGCCATTCTCGACGTGCTGCGCGCCGCGCACCGCGAGGGCATCCTGCACCGGGACGTGAAGCCGTCGAACGTGCTCATCGACAAGCACGACGGACGGGTCGTCCTCACCGACTTCGGTATCGCCCAGGTCGAGGGCGACCCCTCCATCACCTCGACCGGCATGCTCGTGGGCGCGCCCTCGTACATCTCGCCGGAGCGGGCGCGCGGGCACAAGCCCGGCCCCGCGGCCGACCTGTGGTCGCTCGGCGGTCTGCTCTACGCGGCGGTCGAGGGGGTGCCGCCCTACGACAAGGGGTCGGCCATAGCGACACTGACCGCGGTGATGACCGAGCCGGTGCCGGAGCCCAAGCGCGCCGGGCAGTTGAAGGACGTCATCTTCGGGCTGCTGACCAAGGACCCCGAGCGGCGGCTCGACGACTCCGGCGCGCGGGCGATGCTCAACACCGTCATCCACGCGCCCGACCCCAAGGACGTCGATCCGGTCGACGCGACGCGGGTCGTGCCGTTGCCGCCGGTGCCGGTGCCGGAGGAGCGTCCGAAGAAGGGTGGTTCCGGGGGCGGTTCGGGTTCGGGTTCCGGTTCCGAAAGCAAGGGCGGTGAGCGGGCGCGGGCGCCTCGGTGGTCCATGCGGAAGGGGGCGGCCGGGGCGGGTGCCGGTGTCGGCGGCGCGGCCGTCGGGTCGGGGTCCGTCGCGTCCGGGGCTGTCGGTTCCGGTTCCGGTGTCGGATCTTCCGGTTCCGGTGCGGGGGGTGCGAAGGCTTCGGCGGCCGGCGCCCCGGCGGTCGTGACCACCCGGTCCGCCTCCGTCGGCGTGGCGTCGGGTGCCGATGCCGCGAAGGCCGGTGCTGGTTCGGGGCGGACCGCGGGCAAGCCGGCGGCCGGGGTGCCCGGTCCGCGTGGCGCCGGTGGTGGCGCGGGCGTCGGTGCGGGGAACTCCGCCTCGGCGGGGCGGACTTCCGGGTGGCCGGAGATGCCGCCGCCGGATCTGCCGCCGCGGCCGGTGCCCAAGGCGCCCATCACGGACGTGGTCTCGCGGCGGACGCTGGCCGTCATCGCGGTGGCCGTGGTGCTGGCCGTCCTCGGCACCGTCCTGGCGCTCACCCTCGGTGGCGACGACAGCGGTTCGAACGACAGCAAGGGCGCCGACACCAAGGCGGCAGCGTCCAGCGGTGCGGCGTCGGGGAGCGACGCCGACAGCAAGGACGCGGGCGACGACACGGACAAGGACACGGGCACGGACAAGGGCTCCGACCCCAGTCCGGACGGGGACACCACGGACGAGGCCGGCGGTTCGGGCGGGTCCGGGGGCAGCTCGCCGAGCCCCTCGGGCGGGTCGAACGGCTCGGTCAGCGGTGACGGCTCCGGTGCCTCGGGGGACATCGCGACCGAGACGTACAAGAGCGGTCAGGGGTTCTCCATCGGGCTGCCCGACGGATGGAAGTACCAGTCCACGGACGCGGCGGGCGCCCGGTTCTCCGGTCCCGACGGACAGCGGCTGCTCGTCGGGTGGACGACCACCCCGAAGAACGACCCGGTCGCGGACTGGAAGAACCAAGAGCGGTACATGACGCGCTCGCAGTACAAGCGGATTCGAATAGAGGCGGTGGACTACCGGGGCTGGAACGCGGCCGACTGGGAGTTCACCTATGTGGAGAGCGGCACGAAGAACCGGTCGATCGACCGTGGATTCGTCGTCGACTCACAGCAGGGATACGCGCTGATGTACACGGCGAAGGCGTCGAAGTGGAGCGGTGAGCTGCGCAAGGACACCTGGAAGACGTTCACGGGGACGTTCGAACCGAAGTCGTGA
- a CDS encoding glycerol-3-phosphate dehydrogenase/oxidase, with the protein MRTAALGPAQRAESLAGMAERELDVLVVGGGVVGAGTALDAVTRGLSTGLVEARDWASGTSSRSSKLIHGGLRYLEMLDFALVREALKERGLLLERLAPHLVKPVPFLYPLQHKGWERWYAGSGVAMYDAMSMARGHGRGLPVHRHLSRHHALRIAPCLKKDALVGALQYYDAQMDDARYVATMVRTAASYGAKVANRARVTGFLREGERVVGARVQDVEGGGEYEIRARQVVNATGVWTDDTQAMVGERGQFHVRASKGIHLVVPKDRIHSTSGLILRTEKSVLFVIPWGRHWIVGTTDTDWDLDKAHPAASSADIDYLLEHVNSVLAVPLTRDDVQGVYAGLRPLLAGESDATSKLSREHIVAHPVPGLVVVAGGKYTTYRVMAKDAVDAAVHGLDQRVAECVTEDVPLLGAEGYRALWNARARIAASTGLHVVRVEHLLNRYGSATEEVLDLIAADPSMGEPLRAADDYLRAEVVYAASHEGARHLDDVLTRRTRISIETFDRGTRSAREAAELMAPVLGWDADQIEREVQHYEKRVEAERESQRQPDDLTADAARLGAPDIVPL; encoded by the coding sequence GTGAGGACAGCGGCACTGGGACCGGCGCAACGAGCCGAGTCACTGGCGGGTATGGCCGAGCGCGAGCTGGACGTGCTGGTCGTGGGTGGTGGCGTGGTCGGCGCGGGCACGGCTCTGGACGCCGTGACCCGCGGTCTGTCCACGGGGCTGGTCGAGGCGCGTGACTGGGCGTCGGGCACCTCCAGCCGGTCCAGCAAACTGATCCACGGCGGGCTGCGCTATCTGGAGATGCTCGACTTCGCCCTCGTCCGCGAGGCGTTGAAGGAGCGCGGGCTGCTGCTGGAGCGTCTGGCGCCGCATCTGGTGAAGCCCGTGCCGTTCCTCTATCCCCTGCAGCACAAGGGCTGGGAGCGGTGGTACGCGGGCTCGGGCGTCGCGATGTACGACGCGATGTCCATGGCGCGCGGGCACGGGCGGGGGCTGCCGGTCCACCGTCATCTGAGCCGCCACCACGCCCTGCGGATCGCGCCCTGCCTGAAGAAGGACGCGCTGGTCGGGGCGCTGCAGTACTACGACGCCCAGATGGACGACGCGCGGTACGTGGCGACCATGGTGCGCACGGCCGCGTCCTACGGGGCGAAGGTCGCCAACCGCGCGCGGGTGACCGGGTTCCTGCGGGAGGGCGAGCGGGTCGTCGGGGCCAGGGTGCAGGACGTCGAGGGCGGCGGGGAGTACGAGATCCGCGCCCGGCAGGTGGTGAACGCGACCGGGGTGTGGACCGACGACACCCAGGCGATGGTCGGCGAGCGCGGGCAGTTCCACGTCCGGGCCTCCAAAGGCATCCATCTGGTCGTACCGAAGGACCGGATCCACTCCACGTCCGGGCTGATCCTGCGCACCGAGAAGTCCGTGCTGTTCGTGATCCCCTGGGGGCGGCACTGGATCGTGGGGACCACGGACACCGACTGGGATCTCGACAAGGCGCACCCGGCGGCGTCCAGCGCGGACATCGACTATCTGCTGGAGCATGTGAACTCGGTGCTGGCGGTGCCGTTGACGCGGGACGACGTGCAGGGGGTGTACGCCGGGCTGCGGCCGTTGCTGGCCGGTGAGTCGGACGCCACGAGCAAGCTCTCGCGGGAGCACATCGTGGCGCATCCGGTGCCGGGGCTGGTGGTGGTGGCCGGCGGCAAGTACACGACGTACCGGGTCATGGCCAAGGACGCGGTGGACGCGGCCGTGCACGGGCTGGATCAGCGGGTCGCGGAGTGTGTCACCGAGGATGTGCCGCTGCTGGGAGCGGAGGGATACCGGGCGCTGTGGAACGCGCGGGCGCGGATCGCGGCGAGTACGGGGCTTCATGTGGTGCGCGTGGAGCATCTGTTGAACCGGTACGGGTCGGCGACCGAGGAGGTGCTCGATCTGATCGCGGCCGATCCGTCGATGGGGGAGCCGTTGCGGGCGGCCGACGACTATCTGCGGGCCGAGGTGGTGTACGCGGCCTCGCACGAGGGGGCGCGGCATCTCGACGACGTGCTGACGCGGCGGACCCGGATCTCGATCGAGACGTTCGACCGGGGGACGCGGAGTGCGCGGGAGGCCGCGGAGTTGATGGCTCCGGTGCTCGGGTGGGACGCGGACCAGATCGAGCGGGAGGTGCAGCACTATGAGAAGAGGGTGGAGGCGGAGCGGGAGTCGCAGCGGCAGCCGGACGATCTGACGGCGGACGCGGCCCGGTTGGGGGCGCCGGACATCGTGCCGTTGTAG